The Malus sylvestris chromosome 14, drMalSylv7.2, whole genome shotgun sequence genome segment CAGCTGCAGAGAGAAGTCATCGttaacatcatcatcatcccaGTCGTCTTCCCACTGCTGTGTCACTTCCTTGCCTTCCTCTTTGTCCTCCCATTCTGTCAttgttcaaaaacaaaacaagacgAAGTTAGAACGATGCATAACTCCTACCTGATCAGCTTTGCAAGCGTACACACAACAGCATGAACCATAAGTAAAAGCAATGCAGGTACTCTAAACCTACACCAGATATGCAGAGAATCACCGTGCTCACACAAATCAAGTCTACAAAAGAATACCGAACACAACTAGAACGGCTCCTTCTCAAAGTAGTTACCCAATTTGAATTCTTCGTCAAATTAACGAATATTCAAACAAGTTACCCAATTTGGGAAGCATGAGGCCCAGAAAAAGTTAACCAATTTGaattcataagcaaattaacGAATTTCAACAGTCTTAGCATACCACAGGATCAAAACTAAGAGACCCAAAAACTTAAATCCACCTACTAAATGCTAATGCAGGCGAGACATTGCAAAAATCcccaaatcaattaaaaaaatacatacaaTAAGTGAATAACAGTAaatttcaaacatttccaatCAATTGAAACCCTAACAAATAAATAGCACAAATTGAGATTGAATTGAAACTAAGGCTAAACGATTCAAACACGTATTGAAGCGCAGAATTCATACCTTCGTTGATATCAAACTCTTCGAACTCGTCGTCGTCTTCGAATAGATCCATCTTCGCGACCTCCGTCACCGCCTGGGGCTCCGCCGCCATACCGATCCTCAAAGCGCACACACCTAATACAACAAAAAGCCAATTCAGCTTTCAAATTCCACGAAATCAGAATCAAAACATAGAGAAATTAAAGAATGAGTAGAACATACagagagagattggagaagctGAGAAATTAGGAATTAGGGATTTCAGGTGGGAAACTTCTGGTTTTTCTACAAGCGTCAACGGTCAAAGAGGTAAAAGCCCAAGTGAGATTAGATTCTTATATGTGGGCTTTTTATGGTTAAGCCTTGGGCCcatttatttgttcttgttgatACTTAAGGACATATTTACCGAGGAATCTTATTTTAGTTACGGATTATTCTTATGCTTCTGATAAAAGTTTAGATGAACAAAAAGTGAGTGCGGCTCACTACAAGTAATTGGGCCAAGTTAAAGCCTAAATAATATTTCttacatttga includes the following:
- the LOC126600622 gene encoding protein DELETION OF SUV3 SUPPRESSOR 1(I)-like — protein: MAAEPQAVTEVAKMDLFEDDDEFEEFDINEEWEDKEEGKEVTQQWEDDWDDDDVNDDFSLQLRRELENNPEKSSA